From one Halosimplex rubrum genomic stretch:
- a CDS encoding PAS domain S-box protein, which produces MEQRTDSANEIDSCDRILPLLSESGDRRLVTEWIEEHPSYEPADLTGSIEDTAFDVCIMDTGAFQEHLPALRAKKSAASPVVLPYLLLLNESDPNITEIDGGDLAENVVTESIDEIVTMPIQQAELHWRLAALLRLREQSLTLRQRERDLERQVDFLEKAQDIADVGAWEYDVRTNENTLTEEVYHIHDLPEDRELTPEESIEHYHPDDQNTVREAFWGAVEEGESYDIEVRLITAEGDQRWVRTRGEPQQENGEVVRIRGTIQDITDRKERERELRRVNQAVEASEHAIFITDPDGTITYANPAFEELTGFTREEAIGETPAILDSGEMPEGYFEEFWETIRSGETWEEEVVNRRKTGGTYTAHQTVAPVADDGDIEAFVAVQTDITERKQREQRLQRQSRAIADAPVGITISDPEQEDNPLIYVNDAFVEMTGYPREETFGENCRFLQGENTDSERVARIREAIDNEEPIAIELRNYRKDGTEFWNHLEIAPVRNDEGEVVNYVGFQQDVTERRQHHQQLETLDRVLRHNLRNEMNVIRGRAELIHSKTSGEVAQSAVNIIDTSDGLLETAEKERAITEVLLEDPVEKELTLKSVLQDIVSTVESVYPEARVQVECPEGVTVRATERFEDALIELVENGIIHDDSDSPEVTITVTRSDGIMHIDIADTGPQIPEVEQNIVKENAERTPVYHESGLGLWLVKLILTRSGGTITVNENTPTGNIVRITFQQ; this is translated from the coding sequence ATGGAGCAACGCACGGACTCTGCGAATGAGATCGACTCTTGTGACCGGATTCTTCCGCTCCTGTCCGAGTCGGGGGACCGACGATTGGTCACCGAGTGGATCGAAGAGCATCCCTCCTACGAGCCGGCGGACCTGACAGGCAGTATTGAGGATACTGCCTTCGACGTGTGCATCATGGATACGGGGGCCTTTCAGGAACATCTCCCAGCCCTGCGCGCGAAGAAATCGGCTGCATCACCCGTGGTGCTCCCATATCTTCTGTTACTCAACGAATCCGATCCCAACATTACCGAGATTGATGGCGGTGACCTTGCGGAAAACGTGGTGACGGAATCGATTGATGAAATCGTCACGATGCCGATCCAGCAGGCCGAACTGCACTGGCGACTGGCAGCGTTGCTCCGCCTCCGAGAGCAGTCACTCACATTACGCCAGCGCGAGCGCGACCTCGAACGACAGGTAGATTTCCTTGAAAAAGCGCAGGACATCGCAGACGTGGGGGCCTGGGAGTACGACGTTCGTACAAACGAGAACACCCTGACCGAGGAAGTGTACCACATACACGACCTCCCGGAAGACCGTGAACTGACGCCTGAAGAGAGCATCGAGCACTACCACCCGGATGACCAGAATACGGTTCGAGAGGCCTTCTGGGGAGCTGTTGAGGAGGGCGAGTCCTATGATATCGAGGTACGGCTGATCACCGCCGAGGGCGACCAGCGGTGGGTCCGCACGCGCGGCGAGCCACAGCAGGAAAACGGCGAAGTCGTCCGCATCCGCGGGACGATCCAGGACATCACCGACCGCAAGGAGCGCGAGCGTGAACTCCGGCGTGTCAACCAGGCGGTTGAAGCTTCAGAGCACGCGATTTTCATCACTGATCCTGACGGGACGATCACGTACGCCAACCCGGCCTTTGAAGAGCTGACGGGGTTCACTCGGGAGGAAGCTATTGGTGAAACACCGGCCATCCTGGACTCCGGGGAAATGCCCGAGGGGTATTTCGAGGAGTTCTGGGAAACAATCCGCTCGGGCGAAACGTGGGAGGAAGAGGTGGTCAACCGTCGCAAGACTGGGGGGACGTACACTGCCCATCAGACCGTCGCTCCGGTCGCCGACGACGGCGACATTGAGGCATTCGTGGCGGTCCAGACCGATATCACGGAGCGCAAACAGCGAGAACAACGCCTCCAGCGACAATCACGAGCGATCGCGGACGCCCCAGTCGGCATTACCATCTCCGACCCGGAACAGGAGGACAACCCGCTGATCTACGTGAACGACGCCTTCGTGGAGATGACAGGGTATCCGCGTGAGGAGACCTTCGGGGAGAACTGTCGGTTCCTTCAGGGTGAGAACACGGATTCCGAGCGGGTGGCGCGGATTCGGGAAGCGATTGATAATGAGGAGCCGATTGCCATCGAGCTCCGTAATTACCGGAAGGATGGCACCGAGTTCTGGAATCACCTCGAAATCGCTCCCGTCAGGAACGACGAGGGAGAGGTGGTCAACTACGTCGGATTCCAACAGGACGTGACCGAGCGACGGCAACATCACCAGCAGTTAGAGACTCTCGACCGGGTCTTGCGTCACAATCTCCGTAATGAAATGAATGTGATTCGGGGGCGTGCTGAACTGATCCACTCCAAGACATCGGGCGAGGTTGCACAGTCTGCTGTAAATATTATAGATACGAGTGATGGACTGCTGGAGACAGCCGAGAAGGAACGAGCGATAACGGAAGTACTCCTGGAAGACCCGGTGGAAAAAGAACTCACTCTCAAGTCGGTACTCCAGGATATTGTTTCGACTGTTGAGTCCGTGTATCCTGAAGCGAGAGTTCAGGTCGAGTGCCCCGAAGGCGTGACTGTGAGAGCGACGGAGCGGTTTGAGGATGCACTCATTGAACTTGTTGAAAATGGGATCATTCACGACGACTCTGACTCTCCAGAAGTTACAATCACTGTTACCCGTAGTGACGGAATAATGCATATTGACATAGCCGATACTGGACCGCAGATACCCGAGGTCGAACAGAACATCGTAAAAGAGAATGCGGAGCGCACACCGGTGTATCACGAGAGCGGTCTTGGGTTGTGGCTCGTCAAATTGATCCTAACCCGTTCGGGGGGAACCATCACGGTGAACGAGAATACTCCAACCGGAAATATCGTCAGGATCACGTTCCAACAGTGA